One Thalassotalea atypica DNA window includes the following coding sequences:
- a CDS encoding gluconate 2-dehydrogenase subunit 3 family protein: MNHSAEHSSMRLTKRQLLKTLAGALGAGVASQLISGKAFATAINYETQKVRTKKSRKVFTYEQMQVLANICAVVLPETDTPSAAELGVHGFIDHQLFTCYDIEQQQQTKAVINTIEQQSMTHYSSSFNQMKSEQQTELLVALEGVELGFTSADKTQFAFLKSLLVFGYFTTEVGATQALNYQAVPGEFKGSIPYDSIGKSYGALAYY; the protein is encoded by the coding sequence TTGAATCATAGTGCTGAGCATTCGTCTATGCGCCTAACCAAGCGCCAATTGCTTAAAACCCTTGCTGGCGCTCTCGGTGCGGGGGTTGCATCTCAATTAATTTCGGGCAAGGCTTTTGCAACAGCGATAAATTATGAAACACAAAAAGTTCGTACCAAAAAATCACGAAAGGTTTTTACGTATGAGCAAATGCAAGTATTAGCCAATATATGTGCCGTCGTACTACCTGAAACAGATACACCTAGTGCGGCTGAATTAGGTGTTCATGGTTTTATCGACCATCAACTCTTTACTTGTTATGACATCGAGCAACAACAACAAACTAAGGCTGTGATTAACACCATTGAGCAGCAAAGCATGACACATTATTCCAGCTCGTTCAATCAAATGAAATCTGAGCAGCAAACCGAATTATTGGTTGCATTAGAGGGAGTTGAATTAGGCTTTACAAGCGCTGATAAAACTCAGTTTGCTTTTTTAAAATCTTTGCTTGTCTTTGGTTACTTTACTACCGAAGTTGGTGCCACACAGGCACTGAATTATCAAGCCGTACCGGGTGAGTTTAAAGGATCGATTCCTTATGATTCTATCGGCAAATCGTATGGCGCTTTGGCGTACTACTAA
- a CDS encoding sugar phosphate isomerase/epimerase family protein, protein MTQIKGPGIFLAQFVQDHAPFNSLNNICHWAASLGYKAVQIPTWDKRLFDLSLAYQSQAYCDEIKGIVSAAGLQISELSTHLQGQLVAVHPAYDKQFDAFAEDAVRNNPKARTEWAIEQVSMAAKVSARLGLNAHASFSGALLWQTAYPWPQRPAGLVDEGFKELGKRWLPILNKFEDAGVDVCFELHPGEDLHDGVTFERFLEVTGNHTRANILYDPSHFVLQQLDYLAFIDIYHERIKAFHVKDAEFRPNGRSGVYGGYQDWQNRPGRFRSLGDGQIDFKQIFSKLTQYGFDGWAVLEWECCLKHPEDGAREGAPFISQQLIRTPEHAFDDFATSGEDESLNRDILGL, encoded by the coding sequence ATGACGCAAATTAAGGGGCCGGGGATTTTTTTAGCCCAATTTGTCCAAGACCATGCACCGTTTAATAGCTTAAACAACATATGCCATTGGGCAGCAAGCTTGGGCTATAAAGCCGTTCAAATTCCAACATGGGATAAACGACTATTTGATTTATCTCTTGCTTACCAAAGCCAAGCTTATTGCGATGAAATTAAAGGGATAGTCTCTGCAGCAGGTTTACAGATCAGTGAATTATCCACCCACCTACAAGGACAATTGGTTGCCGTACACCCCGCCTACGACAAGCAGTTTGATGCCTTCGCTGAAGACGCGGTTAGAAACAACCCAAAGGCGCGAACGGAGTGGGCGATTGAGCAAGTCTCGATGGCGGCAAAAGTCAGTGCCCGTTTAGGACTTAATGCGCACGCCTCCTTTTCTGGCGCATTACTTTGGCAGACTGCATATCCTTGGCCGCAACGTCCAGCAGGTTTAGTTGATGAAGGGTTTAAAGAATTAGGCAAACGTTGGCTTCCTATTTTGAATAAATTTGAGGATGCTGGCGTAGATGTGTGTTTTGAACTTCACCCCGGTGAAGACTTACATGATGGCGTTACCTTTGAGCGTTTTCTTGAGGTAACAGGCAATCATACCCGTGCGAATATATTGTACGACCCAAGTCATTTTGTCTTACAGCAACTCGATTATCTAGCGTTTATTGATATTTATCATGAACGGATCAAAGCCTTTCATGTCAAGGATGCAGAATTTAGACCCAATGGCCGCAGTGGTGTCTATGGTGGTTACCAAGATTGGCAAAATAGGCCGGGTCGATTTCGATCACTAGGTGATGGTCAAATCGACTTCAAACAGATATTTAGTAAGTTAACACAATATGGTTTTGATGGCTGGGCGGTTCTTGAATGGGAATGTTGCTTGAAACACCCAGAAGATGGTGCAAGAGAAGGAGCGCCGTTTATTTCGCAGCAGTTAATAAGAACGCCAGAGCATGCATTTGATGATTTTGCTACCAGTGGCGAAGATGAATCACTTAATCGTGATATTTTGGGCTTGTAA
- a CDS encoding MFS transporter, translating to MTKNIDNNKLFIACCLALTVTSMTFAIRAGILGQLSQDFALSDMQLGWVNAMAFLGFPIATMFGGLLYNFIGAKKLVIIAFVGHILGLFLTMSADGFWTLLISSFCIGFANGAVEAGCNPLIAEMYHKNKTTMLNRFHVWFPGGIVIGALISKAMTDVGFGWQAQIAVMLLPTIAYGYLVLSQKFPDNKNVDTSTAHNVKALFSPLFMFMAFCMTLTATSELGTQQWIERILGASGASPMLIMAMITGVMAVGRFFAGPVVRKFNPAGVLLYSAIVTTIGIYSMSLATGSMVYVSALLFALGVTYFWPTMIGFIAENIPQSGALGMSMLGGAGMFAVSMWNPVIGSWIDQARQQALTVNNSPELAELAAGQATLANLSLFPLVLVFAFAGLVIYMRKTQQLREAALES from the coding sequence ATGACGAAGAATATTGATAACAACAAACTCTTTATCGCCTGTTGTTTAGCGCTCACCGTCACTTCTATGACATTTGCGATCAGAGCAGGAATTTTAGGGCAACTAAGTCAAGACTTTGCGCTATCTGATATGCAGCTAGGTTGGGTCAATGCCATGGCATTTTTGGGCTTCCCTATCGCAACAATGTTTGGCGGCCTACTTTATAATTTCATTGGCGCTAAAAAGTTAGTCATTATCGCCTTTGTGGGGCATATATTGGGCTTATTCTTAACCATGTCCGCCGATGGATTTTGGACATTACTTATTTCGAGCTTTTGTATAGGCTTTGCCAATGGTGCGGTTGAAGCAGGTTGTAATCCGTTGATAGCTGAAATGTATCATAAGAATAAAACCACGATGTTAAATCGGTTTCATGTTTGGTTTCCAGGCGGCATCGTTATTGGTGCGCTGATTTCAAAAGCGATGACTGATGTCGGTTTTGGCTGGCAGGCACAAATAGCCGTTATGCTATTGCCCACAATTGCTTATGGTTACTTAGTATTGAGCCAGAAATTCCCTGACAATAAAAACGTGGATACTTCAACAGCTCACAATGTCAAAGCGCTATTCTCGCCTTTATTTATGTTCATGGCCTTTTGCATGACATTAACTGCGACTAGTGAATTAGGTACACAGCAGTGGATTGAACGTATTCTCGGCGCATCGGGCGCATCGCCAATGTTAATTATGGCGATGATTACAGGAGTTATGGCGGTAGGTCGCTTTTTTGCAGGCCCTGTTGTCCGTAAGTTTAACCCTGCTGGTGTCTTACTATATTCTGCTATTGTCACCACCATTGGTATTTATTCAATGAGCTTAGCAACCGGCAGTATGGTATATGTCTCGGCATTGTTATTTGCCCTCGGTGTTACTTACTTCTGGCCGACCATGATAGGTTTTATTGCTGAAAATATTCCACAATCTGGCGCATTAGGTATGTCCATGTTAGGCGGTGCAGGTATGTTTGCAGTCAGTATGTGGAACCCTGTTATTGGTAGCTGGATTGATCAAGCCCGCCAGCAAGCGTTGACGGTAAACAACTCGCCTGAGCTCGCTGAACTAGCTGCAGGTCAAGCAACGCTCGCCAATTTAAGCCTTTTTCCTCTAGTTTTGGTGTTTGCATTTGCAGGACTTGTAATATACATGCGTAAAACGCAACAGTTACGAGAGGCTGCTCTTGAATCATAG
- a CDS encoding GMC oxidoreductase, giving the protein MDQDLYINDTSEVYDALVIGSGISGGWAAKEFCERGFKTLMLERGRIVEHQKDYIGEGKPVWQYPNRMKVDNLLVEEQYEVQKKCYAFHDGTKHFFGNDKDYPYSTEKGTDFTWIRANQLGGKSLLWHRQSYRFNKHDFKANKLDGHGNDWPIRYEELANWYSYVEKHVGISGHDDNLPQLPSSEFLPPFEWTKPELELKTKFAALYPERPMVMGRAAHLTKPSQLHLSQGRVQCQARNECQKGCSFGAYFSTQSSTLPAAAKTGNLHIAPNSVVHSLIYDEKSNRVKGVRVIDNETLATREYFAKVVFLCASTLGSTQIMLNSTSISFPNGIANSSGVLGHYLMDHVYNAGASGRIEGYHDEFYSGRRPTGPYIPNFQFEPSRYRQGYKRGYALSGGTVRANWQGLSNSDGIGAGFKQQLTQAGDWYFGLHAQGEMLPRFENQVSLHPTKKDKWGMPQLHINCQWSDNEKMMMLDAEQTAKEMLTKAGLKDVKSYNSIDNNAPGLAIHEVGTARMGADSRNSVLNAYNQTHDIPNLFVTDGASFCSSAVVNPSLTFMALTVRAVDFAAKEMKAKRI; this is encoded by the coding sequence ATGGATCAAGACTTATACATCAATGATACAAGTGAGGTGTACGACGCGCTTGTTATTGGCTCAGGTATCTCAGGTGGCTGGGCAGCAAAAGAGTTTTGTGAACGAGGTTTTAAGACGTTAATGCTTGAACGTGGTCGCATTGTAGAGCACCAAAAGGACTATATTGGTGAGGGTAAACCGGTGTGGCAATATCCAAATCGTATGAAAGTCGACAACCTTTTGGTAGAAGAGCAATATGAAGTTCAAAAGAAATGTTATGCCTTTCATGATGGTACGAAGCACTTTTTTGGCAACGACAAAGATTACCCATACTCGACAGAGAAGGGCACTGATTTTACTTGGATCCGAGCGAATCAGTTAGGCGGTAAATCGTTACTTTGGCACCGACAATCGTACCGGTTCAATAAGCATGATTTTAAGGCAAATAAGCTTGATGGTCACGGCAATGACTGGCCGATACGTTATGAAGAACTTGCGAATTGGTATTCGTATGTAGAAAAACATGTCGGTATTAGCGGTCATGATGACAACTTACCGCAGCTACCTAGTAGTGAATTTTTACCACCATTTGAATGGACAAAGCCAGAGCTTGAATTAAAAACTAAATTTGCAGCACTTTATCCTGAGCGTCCAATGGTCATGGGGCGTGCAGCTCATCTGACTAAACCAAGTCAACTGCACTTGTCACAAGGGCGGGTGCAATGTCAGGCGCGCAATGAATGTCAAAAAGGTTGTTCATTCGGCGCCTATTTTTCCACGCAAAGCTCAACATTGCCTGCTGCTGCTAAAACCGGAAACTTACATATTGCGCCTAATAGCGTGGTACACAGCTTGATTTATGATGAAAAGTCCAATCGAGTCAAAGGTGTTAGAGTCATTGATAACGAGACCTTAGCTACTCGAGAGTATTTCGCTAAAGTAGTGTTTTTGTGCGCCTCTACTTTGGGTTCGACCCAAATTATGCTCAATTCAACGTCAATTAGCTTTCCAAACGGTATTGCCAATAGCTCAGGTGTATTGGGCCATTACCTGATGGACCATGTTTACAACGCAGGTGCCAGTGGTCGAATTGAAGGATATCACGACGAGTTTTATTCGGGTCGACGCCCTACAGGGCCTTACATTCCAAACTTTCAATTTGAACCGTCTAGATATAGACAAGGCTACAAACGTGGTTATGCACTATCTGGCGGTACTGTTCGTGCTAACTGGCAAGGGTTAAGCAATAGTGATGGCATAGGTGCAGGTTTCAAACAGCAACTTACGCAAGCTGGGGATTGGTATTTTGGCTTGCATGCCCAAGGCGAAATGCTTCCTCGGTTTGAAAACCAAGTGTCACTGCATCCGACGAAAAAAGACAAGTGGGGTATGCCACAGCTGCATATCAATTGTCAGTGGTCAGACAATGAAAAAATGATGATGTTAGATGCTGAACAAACCGCCAAGGAAATGCTCACCAAAGCGGGCTTAAAAGATGTCAAAAGTTATAACTCTATTGATAATAATGCACCAGGATTGGCTATTCATGAAGTGGGGACGGCGCGAATGGGAGCGGATTCTAGAAACTCTGTGTTAAATGCCTATAACCAAACTCACGACATTCCCAACTTGTTTGTGACTGATGGCGCAAGCTTTTGCTCATCTGCAGTGGTTAATCCGTCCCTAACCTTTATGGCGTTAACGGTGAGAGCGGTTGACTTTGCTGCAAAAGAAATGAAAGCAAAAAGAATTTAA
- a CDS encoding sugar phosphate isomerase/epimerase family protein: protein MKLARLMILGAILLSMTTVANAKQEYTAMPQISVQLWSVKEDVKADFTGTLSALANMGFTGVEFANEFGEFSGDAAAVKRVLDQLGLKGSGAHISFEQLNDKNFDETIAFYQTLGVDMLIVGWDERAWHPEGIKEVVFLLNKLAKKLEPFGIKTGFHNHDHEFNAYNNSTYWDYLAQHTSHNVVLQQDVGWTTYAGKDPIDYVKRYPGRTITTHYKVKLPKGVTGKLPFIGQDTIDWVGLSKTNIAVGGTRWFVVEQEEYPNGISPLEAVKISKQGLDKILNKL from the coding sequence ATGAAATTAGCCAGATTGATGATCTTAGGAGCCATTTTGCTATCAATGACAACTGTGGCCAATGCAAAGCAAGAGTACACGGCTATGCCGCAAATCAGTGTTCAATTATGGTCAGTTAAAGAAGACGTGAAAGCTGACTTCACCGGAACATTAAGTGCTTTGGCAAATATGGGCTTTACAGGTGTTGAATTTGCTAACGAGTTTGGCGAATTTTCAGGGGACGCAGCGGCGGTTAAACGAGTGCTTGACCAGTTAGGGCTAAAAGGAAGTGGCGCGCATATCTCCTTTGAACAACTTAACGACAAAAACTTTGATGAAACCATCGCTTTTTATCAAACGCTAGGTGTTGATATGTTAATTGTTGGCTGGGACGAGCGAGCGTGGCACCCCGAAGGGATTAAAGAAGTCGTATTTTTACTCAATAAGCTAGCAAAAAAGCTTGAGCCCTTTGGCATAAAAACAGGCTTTCATAATCACGATCATGAATTCAATGCATACAATAACTCAACTTATTGGGACTATTTGGCGCAGCACACCTCCCACAATGTTGTGCTGCAACAAGATGTTGGTTGGACAACGTATGCCGGAAAAGACCCTATAGATTATGTTAAACGCTACCCTGGGCGCACGATTACAACTCACTACAAAGTTAAATTGCCTAAAGGTGTAACGGGAAAATTACCGTTTATTGGGCAAGATACCATCGACTGGGTGGGATTATCTAAAACCAATATTGCCGTAGGTGGCACAAGATGGTTTGTCGTTGAACAGGAAGAGTATCCTAATGGTATTTCGCCGCTAGAAGCAGTCAAAATTTCCAAACAAGGATTAGACAAAATCCTCAATAAACTTTAA